In Silene latifolia isolate original U9 population chromosome X, ASM4854445v1, whole genome shotgun sequence, the following proteins share a genomic window:
- the LOC141623880 gene encoding uncharacterized protein LOC141623880: protein MGQRRSSLEKDFEKRNPSCKESDPKMLHKKKSTASPSVDIRSFAGPRTHDASLPPCTRNNKARISSCSLPPSTHSSQTCDLRRSHQNNLSDDVEVIPKDQELPNAPKETSSLENGQQTTSNNVRELFKSTRRNLMPEWPDEVEFDENEDVVTIDADGNYDLVSHLIHPNDVQHANGVKYFVTFNEFYQPLKKGGHILVKFIGDVAKQEQFCPIRETNWRHVKEHFKVEIVKLIRSRFVIPNGDCYDQGILKRTGKSLRLYRHSLKKKLFKPTTLTKEQIYQLAPSGHPHDSWIDLVDYWYGKGQRYSDCGKEARALQNHVHTSGAKSYANIRASFEERNNREPSVSEMFRSTHQKKDGMFVKDSN, encoded by the exons ATGGGACAGCGGAGATCCTCACTCGAGAAAGACTTTGAGAAAAGGAACCCATCATGCAAGGAATCTGATCCAAAGATGCTTCACAAAAAGAAGTCAACTGCCTCCCCATCAGTTGATATCCGGTCCTTTGCTGGCCCTCGGACACATGATGCTTCTTTGCCTCCATGCACTCGTAATAACAAGGCACGTATCTCAAGTTGTTCTCTGCCTCCATCCACTCATTCTTCTCAAACATGTGATCTCAGACGTAGTCATCAAAACAACCTCTCTGATGATGTGGAAGTGATCCCAAAGGATCAAGAATTACCAAATGCACCCAAAGAGACTTCCAGTTTAGAGAATGGTCAACAAACTACATCCAATAATGTCCGAGAACTGTTCAAGTCCACACGTCGTAATTTAATGCCTGAATGGCCGGATGAAGTAGAATTTGACGAGAACGAGGATGTTGTAACAATAG ATGCTGATGGAAATTACGATTTGGTCAGTCACTTAATCCACcctaatgatgttcagcatgctAACGGCGTGAAGTACTTTGTCACTTTTAATGAGTTTTACCAACCGCTGAAAAAAGGGGGGCATATTCTTGTAAAATTTATTGGGGATGTTGCAAAACAGGAGCAGTTTTGTCCAATTAGAGAAACAAATTGGCGTCATGTCAAAGAACACTTCAAAGTTGAGATTGTTAAGTTGATTCGA TCCCGTTTTGTTATACCCAATGGTGATTGCTACGACCAAGGAATTTTGAAGCGCACGGGTAAAAGCTTGAGACTATATAGACATTCCTTAAAGAAGAAGCTTTTCAAACCTACAACATTGACGAAAGAACAGATATACCAATTGGCGCCTTCTGGACATCCTCATGACAGCTGGATTGATTTGGTTGATTATTGGTACGGAAAGGGACAG AGGTATTCGGATTGTGGAAAGGAAGCACGTGCACTTCAAAATCATGTTCATACATCCGGAGCTAAAAGCTATGCTAATATACGAGCTTCTTTT GAGGAGAGAAATAATAGGGAACCAAGTGTATCGGAAATGTTTAGGAGTACTCATCAAAAGAAAGACGGAATGTTTGTCAAAGACAGTAACTGA
- the LOC141623881 gene encoding uncharacterized protein LOC141623881 has product MPPASYSMSNKEKERFLKVLQTIRYPDGYGSNISRCVNMKQRKLYNLKSHDNHVLMQDILPVALRASKATGVIELLGDISYFFKCLCSTTLDHGELDALQSKIILILCRMEIEFLPTFFTIMVHLLIHLVEEAKLGGPVQYRWMYPIERYLAHLKSYVGNKAQPEGSIAEGFMLEETITFCSRYLEGVETIFNRSKRNDDGIPDMDLYLYNSGGRVIGMKEKVRVDDKSIKQAHRYILLHCDELKVVLDDFLYQKRQGCHSSSYNENEWIIIEFGEWLQIQV; this is encoded by the exons ATGCCTCCAGCTTCGTACTCTATGTCTAACAAGGAAAAAGAGAGATTTTTAAAAGTGCTACAGACGATTAGATATCCCGATGGATATGGCTCTAATATCTCTAGATGTGTGAATATGAAACAACGAAAGCTTTATAATCTTAAGAGTCATGACAATCATGTCTTGATGCAAGATATCCTTCCTGTAGCACTTAGAGCATCCAAGGCCACTGGAGTCATTGAGTTACTCGGGGACATATCTTATTTTTTCAAATGTTTGTGCTCAACAACTCTTGATCACGGTGAGTTGGATGCTCTTCAGTCAAAAATCATACTTATTCTTTGTCGGATGGAAATAGAGTTTCTTCCGACTTTCTTTACAATTATGGTTCACCTACTAATTCACTTAGTAGAGGAGGCCAAGCTTGGAGGGCCAGTTCAATATAGATGGATGTACCCGATCGAAAG GtatttagctcacttaaaatcaTATGTGGGAAATAAAGCTCAACCTGAGGGATCAATTGCTGAAGGGTTCATGTTAGAGGAGACCATCACATTTTGTTCGAGGTATCTTGAAGGTGTTGAAACCATATTTAATAGATCAAAAAGAAATGATGATGGAATTCCAGACATGGACCTGTACTTGTACAACTCCGGTGGTCGAGTGATTGGGATGAAGGAAAAAGTACGAGTAGATGATAAGAGTATAAAACAAGCCCATCGTTATATTTTACTTCATTGTGATGAGTTGAAAGTTGTCCTTGA TGATTTCCTTTACCAAAAGCGGCAAGGATGTCACTCTAGTAGCTACAATGAAAATGAGTGGATCATCATTGAATTTGGAGAGTGGCTTCAAATTCAGGTTTAG
- the LOC141619866 gene encoding uncharacterized protein LOC141619866, with protein sequence MDTSWIKLPNDHDKYIDGCLKFLELAKENLLEGKTKCPCKTCKLRCWLTLKEVEEHILFKGFYQRYTNWIWHGNGDIFDHMHGFEAGSSSVGSLVGRDDMEGLLNEAWVTDNHNHPAEEIQSSCSDESNDDDNMETDDEYDDYIQSPRKNNIEENEKHKRLLLAVEEELYDGCQTFSKLAFLLHLFDIKCMFHWSNESFNKLLELILEAFPQIKVFPSTYYERKKIINDLGLGYEKIHACPFNCMLYWGEFSQKEECHKCHTSRWKKTRSQVGNNNEKEKGHLKKGDAAKVMRYFPLIPRLQRLYASPKTAQDMRWHHESRVKDGKLRHPADGLAWEEFDYRYPQFSSDPRNVRLALATDGFNPYRLMNTTYSTWPIILIPYNLPPRLCMKPSSFLLSCIIPGKTSPVIDIDVYMQPLLHELKLLWEGIDTFDAYEGNVFKLRAALHSNINDFPAYAMLSGWSTMGYDVCPNALIQQIMVGLGAKFVMLVIESGWMRIIIIVLKAICLMEQSRMVLLLKQ encoded by the coding sequence ATGGATACTAGTTGGATAAAATTGCCAAATGATCATGATAAATACATAGATGGGTGTTTGAAATTTCTTGAGTTAGCTAAAGAAAATCTCCTGGAAGGAAAGACTAAGTGTCCCTGTAAAACCTGTAAACTACGTTGTTGGTTGACATTAAAGGAAGTAGAGGAACATATTTTATTTAAAGGTTTTTATCAAAGATATACAAATTGGATATGGCATGGTAATGGGGATATTTTTGATCATATGCACGGTTTTGAGGCGGGGAGCAGCAGCGTAGGGTCTCTTGTGGGTCGTGATGATATGGAAGGTTTATTAAATGAAGCATGGGTTACTGataatcataatcatcctgcTGAAGAAATTCAGTCTAGTTGTAGTGATGAGtctaatgatgatgataatatggAAACTGATGATGAGTATGATGACTACATTCAAAGCCCAAGAAAAAACAACATTGAGGAAAATGAAAAACATAAAAGATTGTTATTAGCTGTAGAAGAAGAACTTTATGATGGTTGTCAAACTTTCTCAAAATTGGCATTTCTACTGCATTTGTTTGACATCAAATGTATGTTTCATTGGTCTAATGAGTCATTCAATAAACTACTTGAACTAATATTGGAAGCATTTCCACAAATTAAAGTGTTCCCATCAACTTATTACGAGAGAAAGAAGATTATCAATGATTTGGGTCTTGGATATGAAAAGATTCATGCTTGTCCATTTAATTGCATGTTGTATTGGGGGGAATTCTCACAAAAAGAAGAGTGTCATAAATGCCACACTTCAAGATGGAAAAAAACCAGAAGTCAAGTAGGCAAtaacaatgaaaaagaaaaagggcaCCTAAAGAAAGGAGACGCTGCCAAGGTAATGAGATATTTTCCTTTAATTCCTAGACTACAAAGATTATACGCGTCGCCTAAAACAGCACAAGACATGAGGTGGCACCATGAAAGTCGTGTGAAAGATGGAAAACTTAGGCACCCTGCTGATGGGCTTGCTTGGGAAGAATTTGATTATCGTTATCCTCAATTTTCATCCGATCCTCGAAATGTTAGGTTAGCTTTGGCGACTGATGGTTTTAACCCTTATCGTTTGATGAATACCACATATAGTACTTGGCCAATTATTTTGATACCCTACAACTTACCACCTCGGCTATGCATGAAACCCTCATCATTTTTACTGTCATGTATCATTCCTGGTAAAACTAGTCCTGTCATTGATATTGATGTGTACATGCAACCCTTACTTCATGAGTTGAAATTGTTATGGGAAGGAATTGATACTTTTGATGCTTACGAGGGGAATGTTTTTAAATTAAGAGCAGCATTGCATAGTAATATCAATGACTTTCCAGCATATGCTATGTTATCTGGATGGAGTACTATGGGTTATGATGTCTGTCCTAATGCACTCATTCAACAAATTATGGTAGGTTTGGGGGCAAAATTTGTTATGTTGGTCATAGAAAGTGGTTGGATGAGGATCATCATTATCGTTTTGAAGGCAATTTGTTTGATGGAACAATCGAGAATGGTACTGCTCCTAAAGCAGTAA